Proteins found in one Abyssibius alkaniclasticus genomic segment:
- a CDS encoding trypsin-like serine peptidase has translation MLRILTLLALCAAAAPLAAQTPLRSLTSADAARQWQAVGRLSIGNGTALCSATLVSDRLVLTAAHCLFRSDGVAYPPEAIEFQPGWRNGGAAAYRRAKRFAIHPEFQLSGQDWAYRLARDIAIIELDLPVNTGGVAPLDISDHAPDSLAVSVISYAVDRANAPSIEEDCAIVARESGALLLSCSAGPGASGAPILANVGGRLQMVGLISAIGQWGGDQVSAGAEIGPAMAVLLPLLRAAPGGIMFRPAQAQSLAEQLGRTNP, from the coding sequence ATGTTGCGCATTCTTACCCTGCTTGCTTTGTGTGCCGCTGCCGCCCCGCTGGCCGCGCAAACCCCGCTGCGCAGCCTGACCAGCGCCGATGCCGCGCGCCAGTGGCAGGCCGTGGGGCGGCTGTCCATCGGCAATGGCACCGCGCTGTGTTCAGCCACGCTTGTCAGCGACCGGTTGGTGCTGACCGCCGCGCATTGCCTTTTCAGATCGGACGGCGTGGCCTATCCGCCAGAGGCGATCGAGTTTCAGCCCGGCTGGCGCAATGGTGGTGCCGCCGCCTATCGGCGCGCCAAACGCTTCGCCATCCACCCCGAATTCCAGCTTTCCGGGCAGGATTGGGCCTATCGGCTGGCACGCGATATTGCGATCATCGAGCTTGATCTGCCTGTAAATACCGGCGGCGTTGCCCCGCTGGATATTTCCGATCATGCGCCGGACAGTCTTGCGGTTTCGGTCATCTCCTATGCTGTCGACCGCGCCAATGCCCCCTCGATCGAGGAAGATTGCGCCATCGTCGCACGCGAATCCGGCGCGCTGTTGCTTTCGTGCAGCGCCGGGCCGGGGGCATCGGGTGCGCCCATTCTGGCCAATGTGGGCGGCAGGCTGCAAATGGTCGGGCTGATCTCGGCCATCGGGCAATGGGGGGGCGACCAGGTTTCCGCCGGGGCCGAAATCGGCCCGGCAATGGCGGTGCTGCTGCCGCTTCTGCGCGCGGCACCGGGCGGCATCATGTTTCGCCCTGCACAGGCCCAAAGCCTTGCCGAACAGCTTGGCCGCACAAACCCGTGA
- a CDS encoding FAD-linked oxidase C-terminal domain-containing protein — protein sequence MHMPPPKAALLAQKPAIVAALRRALGDDCVIDDARETHAYECDALAAYRCAPMAVVLPRSTQAVSDALKICQSFGVPVVPRGAGTSLAGGALPSADSVVLGVARLTEVLEISTTDRIIRVQTGRTNLSVTGAVEPLGFFYAPDPSSQLACAIAGNIAMNSGGAHCLKYGVTTQNLLGVTMVLMDGTIVTLGGGHLDAPGLDLLGLICGSEGQLGVVTEATLRILHKPEGARPVLIGFDEPKVAGQCVANIIRAGILPVAIEYMDRTVIRATEDFAGAGYPDVAALLIVEVEGSDAEIDAQLARIAAIATALNPAEIRQSKSAAESANIWKGRKAAFGAMGQINDYMCLDGTIPISELPDMLEKIESLSAEYGLAVGNVFHAGDGNMHPLILFNANQQGELEKAEALGADILRACVAAGGCLTGEHGVGVEKRELMLTQFTEAELTLQLHIKDVFDPGWLLNPGKVFPLALTESRRA from the coding sequence ATGCACATGCCCCCGCCCAAAGCCGCGCTGCTTGCGCAAAAGCCCGCCATTGTGGCCGCCCTGCGACGCGCTTTGGGCGATGATTGCGTCATCGACGATGCGCGTGAAACCCATGCCTATGAATGCGACGCGCTCGCCGCCTATCGCTGCGCGCCGATGGCCGTGGTGCTGCCGCGCTCCACGCAAGCCGTGTCGGACGCGCTGAAAATCTGCCAGTCTTTCGGCGTGCCGGTCGTGCCGCGCGGGGCGGGCACATCGCTGGCCGGTGGCGCGCTGCCCTCGGCCGATAGCGTGGTGCTTGGCGTGGCCCGCCTTACCGAGGTGCTGGAAATCTCGACGACCGACCGCATCATCCGCGTGCAGACCGGGCGCACGAACCTGTCTGTCACCGGCGCGGTTGAACCGCTTGGGTTTTTCTATGCGCCCGACCCGTCCTCGCAGCTTGCCTGCGCCATTGCCGGCAATATCGCCATGAATTCGGGCGGGGCGCATTGCCTCAAATACGGGGTGACCACGCAAAACCTGCTTGGCGTGACGATGGTGCTGATGGATGGCACGATCGTTACGCTTGGCGGCGGCCATCTGGATGCGCCCGGCCTTGACCTGCTCGGCCTCATCTGCGGCTCGGAGGGCCAGCTTGGTGTTGTGACCGAGGCGACCTTGCGCATCCTGCACAAACCCGAAGGCGCGCGCCCGGTGCTGATCGGCTTTGATGAACCCAAGGTCGCTGGCCAATGCGTTGCCAATATCATCCGCGCCGGAATCCTGCCTGTTGCCATTGAATATATGGACCGCACGGTCATTCGCGCCACCGAGGATTTTGCCGGTGCGGGCTATCCCGATGTTGCCGCATTGCTGATTGTCGAGGTCGAGGGTTCGGATGCCGAGATCGACGCGCAACTCGCGCGCATTGCCGCGATTGCCACGGCGCTGAACCCTGCCGAAATCCGCCAAAGCAAATCGGCGGCGGAAAGCGCGAATATCTGGAAGGGCCGCAAGGCCGCCTTCGGGGCAATGGGGCAGATCAACGATTATATGTGTTTAGACGGCACCATCCCCATTAGTGAACTGCCTGATATGCTTGAGAAAATCGAAAGCCTCAGCGCGGAATACGGCCTTGCCGTCGGCAATGTCTTTCATGCGGGCGATGGCAATATGCACCCGCTCATCCTGTTCAATGCCAACCAGCAGGGCGAGCTTGAAAAGGCCGAAGCCCTTGGCGCCGACATTCTGCGCGCCTGTGTGGCCGCTGGCGGCTGCCTGACCGGCGAGCATGGCGTGGGCGTTGAAAAACGCGAGTTGATGCTCACCCAGTTCACCGAGGCCGAGTTGACCCTGCAACTGCACATCAAAGACGTGTTCGACCCCGGCTGGCTGCTCAACCCCGGCAAGGTTTTCCCGCTCGCGCTGACCGAAAGCCGCCGCGCATGA
- the glcF gene encoding glycolate oxidase subunit GlcF, whose amino-acid sequence MQTSFTPEQLADPITARSEKALRACVHCGFCTATCPSYQVLGDELDSPRGRIYLIKDMLEAGRAADPRLVTHIDRCLGCLACTTTCPSGVDYMHLLDHARAHIEATHKRKLPDRALRFILAKILPYPNRFRAAILGAWLARPIARFLPGRLKGMVAFAPKSIPPRARHEDPQTHAATAPRRMRVALLTGCAQRAVNTDISAAAIRLLTRHGADVVIPKGMGCCGALTHHMGRGKESHALAAANIRAFMAEIATGGLDAMVITTSGCGTTIKDYGIMFEGTELAEPAARIAALARDITEVMAEIGLGQAFAPPLRVGYHAACSLQHGQRITAAPKDLLRSAGFTVLEPADSHLCCGSAGTYNLLQPEIAAELGRRKVSTLTAIRPDVIAAGNIGCMMQIGAKTGIPVVHTAELLDWATGGPKPPQLLAAEG is encoded by the coding sequence ATGCAAACCAGTTTCACCCCGGAACAGCTTGCCGACCCGATCACCGCGCGCTCGGAGAAAGCCCTGCGCGCCTGCGTGCATTGCGGGTTTTGCACCGCCACCTGCCCCAGCTATCAGGTTCTGGGCGACGAGCTTGACAGCCCGCGCGGGCGCATCTACCTGATCAAGGACATGCTTGAGGCCGGCCGCGCCGCCGACCCCAGGCTCGTTACGCATATCGACCGGTGTTTGGGCTGCCTTGCCTGCACCACCACCTGCCCCAGCGGGGTGGATTACATGCACCTGCTCGACCATGCCCGCGCGCATATCGAGGCCACGCACAAGCGCAAACTCCCCGACCGGGCGCTGCGCTTCATTCTGGCCAAAATCCTACCCTATCCGAACCGCTTTCGCGCTGCGATTTTAGGCGCATGGCTGGCCCGCCCCATCGCGCGGTTCCTGCCCGGCCGCCTTAAGGGCATGGTCGCATTTGCCCCCAAATCCATCCCGCCCCGCGCCCGGCATGAAGACCCGCAGACCCATGCCGCCACCGCCCCCAGGCGGATGCGCGTCGCGCTCCTCACCGGTTGTGCGCAGCGTGCCGTCAACACCGATATCTCTGCCGCCGCCATCCGCCTGCTTACCCGCCACGGGGCCGATGTGGTCATCCCCAAAGGCATGGGCTGCTGCGGCGCGCTCACCCATCATATGGGGCGCGGCAAGGAAAGCCACGCGCTCGCTGCCGCCAATATCCGCGCCTTCATGGCCGAAATTGCAACGGGCGGGCTGGATGCGATGGTCATCACCACATCGGGCTGTGGCACGACGATCAAGGATTATGGCATCATGTTTGAAGGCACCGAACTGGCCGAACCCGCCGCCCGCATTGCCGCCCTTGCCCGCGACATTACCGAGGTCATGGCCGAAATCGGCCTTGGCCAGGCCTTTGCCCCGCCGCTGCGCGTCGGCTACCATGCTGCCTGTTCGCTGCAACACGGCCAGCGCATTACCGCCGCGCCAAAGGATTTGCTGCGCAGCGCCGGTTTCACCGTGCTGGAACCCGCCGACAGCCATTTGTGCTGTGGCTCGGCGGGCACCTATAACCTGCTGCAACCCGAAATCGCGGCCGAGCTTGGGCGGCGCAAGGTCTCCACGCTGACCGCCATCCGCCCCGATGTCATTGCCGCCGGCAATATCGGCTGCATGATGCAGATCGGCGCGAAAACCGGCATTCCCGTTGTGCATACGGCCGAGCTGCTCGACTGGGCAACAGGCGGGCCGAAACCGCCGCAATTACTTGCCGCAGAAGGCTAG
- a CDS encoding DUF4159 domain-containing protein produces MIAFLYPFLLFALLALPVLWLLLRAVPPAPVRRPFAAVRLLLGLKDPENTPVRTPWWLLLLRLTALAAAIIGFAAPVLNPKTEAAGSGPLLIVMDASWASAPDWTARSQRLESVLNEAARDGRPSALHLLTSPIPASPLEFGTAQDLLATLPGLAPAPYAPDRAAWAEWLGGATGFDTVWFTDALGEDGGLGAVLAAAGDVQIVLPDTPAFALLPPSLDETGLIQPVIRASAGAAYTANLVAYGPAPGGAEVALWRATAAFSANDTAASALFDMPLELRNRISRIALAGFASAGTVALADDGLRRRKVGLLTTSSASETPPLVSPHYYLMNALAPSAELVEADMPTLMATAPDVIVLADIATLPDADTAALQAWVEDGGTLLRFAGPRVAQAAAEQVETNPLLPVHLRAGGRALGGAMTWAEPRPLGDWPEASPFAGLVVPDDVTVTAQVLAQPDPDLPNKVIAQLADGTPLVTWSRLGQGRLVLFHVTANAEWSDLPLSGLFVDMLERLAIGAGGQGATAADLAGQTWLPTATLDGFGRLGQPALAVAVAGETLSDSPRDISTPPGLYESASGRQVAINLFGPEAALVPLPLPASATRISLADTPPQPLGQFFLLAALCLLVLDILAATFVSGRLIGGRVAPLVLAVLLAGQPHSAEAQGQPYDAQIAATETVLAYVITGDTRTDMASAAGLYGLSRTLFERTSIEPAAPMGVDPNSEDITFFPFLYWPVTPNQTSLSDAAISRINAYLRGGGMIMFDTQDAYLGQNTENARMLQRIAANLDIPALAPIESDHVLGRSFYLLETYPGRWGNGTLWVEAPVNLTAIDGSPFRNLNDGVTPVVITGNDFAAAWAMGEDGRPLFPVGAGMAGERQREIARRVGVNLIMYVMTGNYKSDQVHVPALLERLGQ; encoded by the coding sequence ATGATCGCCTTTCTCTACCCGTTCCTGCTGTTTGCCCTGCTCGCCCTGCCCGTTCTGTGGCTGCTGCTGCGCGCCGTGCCGCCCGCCCCCGTGCGCCGCCCCTTTGCCGCCGTGCGCCTGCTGCTGGGCCTGAAAGACCCCGAAAACACCCCCGTCCGCACCCCGTGGTGGCTGCTTTTGCTGCGCCTCACCGCGCTTGCCGCCGCCATTATCGGCTTTGCCGCCCCCGTGCTGAACCCCAAGACCGAGGCGGCAGGCTCCGGCCCGCTGCTTATTGTCATGGATGCAAGCTGGGCCTCTGCGCCCGACTGGACCGCGCGCAGCCAGCGGCTGGAGTCGGTGCTGAACGAGGCCGCGCGCGATGGTCGCCCGAGTGCGCTGCACCTGCTGACATCGCCCATCCCCGCCAGCCCGCTTGAATTTGGCACCGCACAAGACCTGCTTGCCACGCTGCCCGGCCTTGCGCCTGCGCCCTATGCGCCCGACCGCGCCGCCTGGGCCGAATGGCTGGGTGGTGCCACCGGCTTTGACACGGTCTGGTTTACCGATGCTTTGGGCGAGGATGGCGGGCTGGGCGCCGTGCTGGCTGCGGCGGGCGATGTGCAGATCGTCCTGCCCGATACGCCCGCTTTTGCCCTGCTGCCGCCAAGCCTGGATGAAACCGGCCTCATCCAGCCGGTCATCCGCGCCAGCGCCGGTGCCGCCTATACCGCCAATCTGGTGGCCTATGGCCCGGCGCCGGGCGGGGCGGAAGTTGCGCTTTGGCGCGCCACAGCCGCGTTTAGCGCGAATGACACCGCCGCCAGCGCCCTGTTCGACATGCCGCTGGAATTACGCAACCGCATCAGCCGCATTGCGCTGGCGGGCTTTGCCAGCGCGGGCACGGTTGCCCTTGCCGATGATGGCTTGCGCCGCCGCAAGGTTGGCCTGCTGACCACATCTTCGGCCAGCGAAACCCCGCCGCTGGTTTCGCCCCATTACTATCTGATGAACGCGCTCGCCCCCTCGGCCGAGCTGGTCGAGGCGGATATGCCCACGCTGATGGCCACCGCGCCCGATGTCATCGTGCTGGCCGATATCGCCACCCTGCCCGATGCCGATACCGCCGCATTGCAGGCATGGGTGGAAGATGGCGGTACGCTTTTGCGCTTTGCCGGCCCGCGCGTCGCCCAGGCCGCCGCCGAACAGGTAGAGACCAACCCGCTACTGCCCGTGCATCTGCGCGCCGGTGGCCGCGCGCTTGGCGGTGCGATGACTTGGGCCGAGCCCCGCCCGCTGGGCGATTGGCCCGAAGCCAGCCCCTTTGCCGGGCTTGTCGTGCCCGATGATGTCACCGTCACCGCGCAGGTTCTGGCCCAGCCCGACCCCGACCTGCCCAACAAGGTCATCGCGCAACTGGCCGATGGCACGCCGCTGGTCACTTGGTCGCGGCTTGGCCAGGGGCGGCTTGTGCTGTTCCACGTCACCGCCAATGCCGAATGGTCCGACTTGCCGCTATCGGGCCTGTTCGTTGACATGCTCGAACGCCTTGCCATTGGCGCGGGCGGCCAGGGGGCCACTGCGGCCGATCTGGCAGGCCAGACATGGCTGCCCACAGCCACGCTCGACGGGTTCGGCCGCCTTGGCCAGCCGGCGCTTGCCGTGGCGGTTGCGGGCGAAACCCTGTCTGACAGCCCGCGCGACATCTCCACCCCGCCGGGGCTTTATGAATCCGCCTCCGGGCGGCAGGTGGCCATCAACCTGTTTGGCCCCGAAGCCGCGCTTGTGCCGCTGCCCCTGCCCGCCAGTGCCACGCGCATCAGCCTGGCCGATACGCCACCGCAGCCGCTGGGGCAGTTCTTTCTTCTCGCCGCGCTCTGCCTGCTGGTTCTGGACATTCTCGCCGCAACCTTCGTGTCGGGCCGTCTGATCGGCGGGCGCGTCGCCCCGCTTGTTCTGGCTGTTCTGCTGGCGGGCCAGCCGCACAGCGCCGAGGCCCAGGGCCAGCCCTATGATGCGCAGATCGCCGCAACCGAAACCGTTCTGGCCTATGTCATCACCGGCGATACCCGCACCGACATGGCCAGCGCCGCCGGGCTTTACGGCCTGTCGCGCACCTTGTTCGAGCGCACCTCGATCGAGCCTGCCGCGCCAATGGGGGTAGACCCGAATAGCGAAGACATCACCTTCTTTCCCTTCCTTTACTGGCCCGTCACCCCCAACCAGACAAGCCTGAGCGATGCCGCCATTTCGCGCATCAACGCCTATCTGCGCGGTGGCGGCATGATCATGTTCGACACACAGGACGCATATCTCGGCCAGAACACCGAAAACGCCCGCATGTTGCAGCGCATCGCGGCAAATCTCGATATTCCCGCCCTTGCGCCCATTGAATCCGACCATGTGCTTGGCCGCAGCTTTTACCTGCTCGAAACCTATCCGGGGCGCTGGGGCAACGGCACGCTTTGGGTTGAAGCGCCCGTAAACCTCACTGCGATTGACGGCAGCCCGTTTCGCAACCTCAATGATGGCGTCACCCCCGTTGTGATTACCGGCAATGATTTCGCTGCCGCCTGGGCAATGGGCGAAGATGGCCGCCCGCTCTTTCCCGTCGGCGCGGGCATGGCGGGGGAACGCCAGCGCGAAATTGCGCGCCGCGTCGGCGTCAACCTCATCATGTATGTGATGACCGGCAACTACAAATCCGACCAGGTGCATGTGCCTGCCCTGCTCGAAAGGCTGGGTCAATGA
- a CDS encoding universal stress protein — MRKFLVVMDESPEFLNALRYAAIRARKTGGAVEILGIISPEEFQHWLGVGEAMRAEARERIEAHFEVFAKWMRDKEGISPELVIREGDKAKEVMDQIKEDPEVGVLVLGAGVSGDGPGPLVTQLVGRQGGDMPIPVTIVPGGMTKEAIIAVS, encoded by the coding sequence TTGCGCAAGTTTCTGGTCGTCATGGACGAAAGCCCCGAGTTTTTGAACGCGCTGCGTTATGCCGCCATTCGTGCGCGCAAAACCGGCGGCGCGGTCGAGATTCTGGGCATCATCTCGCCCGAAGAATTCCAGCACTGGCTGGGCGTAGGCGAGGCGATGCGCGCCGAAGCGCGCGAAAGGATCGAGGCGCATTTCGAGGTTTTTGCCAAATGGATGCGCGACAAGGAAGGCATTTCGCCCGAGCTTGTGATCCGCGAAGGCGACAAGGCCAAAGAGGTGATGGACCAGATCAAGGAAGACCCGGAAGTGGGTGTTCTGGTGCTGGGCGCCGGCGTTTCGGGCGACGGGCCGGGGCCGCTGGTGACACAGCTTGTCGGGCGGCAGGGCGGCGATATGCCCATTCCCGTAACCATTGTGCCGGGCGGAATGACCAAGGAAGCGATCATCGCGGTTTCGTAG
- a CDS encoding LysR family transcriptional regulator — protein MNSAPYNWSDILVFLAVYQSGSTLAASKQLAMSQPTVARRIDALEHALKLTLFERDTRGFKPTTAAKDLHAHATAIASAADSFAHQADKLRHAETKPIRITAPRVNFSANFAAILSEFSATNPGVHFELISSYKVLDLVAGEADIAIRFATKVDDERLICTKLTTATSALYGTQSYADRHGLPTSMDDLARHHFVLLGSDLRAGPDATRSSPLNDLLRKQIAPGQIASQCSDIEGVITAIMAGFGLGAVPTSLANDYGALLRCFPPPEGTESATWLLISPEAYRRPEVKAFSAFFAPRYRAISKPKV, from the coding sequence ATGAATAGCGCGCCCTATAATTGGTCCGATATTCTGGTCTTCCTCGCGGTTTACCAGTCCGGCTCGACCTTGGCCGCCTCCAAGCAGCTTGCCATGTCGCAGCCGACCGTCGCGCGCCGGATCGACGCGCTTGAACACGCGCTCAAGCTCACCTTGTTCGAGCGCGATACACGCGGCTTCAAACCCACCACCGCCGCCAAGGACCTGCACGCCCATGCCACCGCCATTGCCAGCGCTGCCGATAGCTTTGCGCATCAGGCCGACAAGCTGCGCCATGCCGAAACCAAACCCATCCGCATCACCGCCCCGCGCGTGAATTTTTCGGCCAATTTCGCCGCCATCCTGTCGGAGTTCAGCGCCACCAATCCCGGTGTGCATTTCGAGCTGATCTCCAGCTACAAAGTGCTGGATCTGGTTGCAGGTGAAGCCGATATCGCCATCCGATTTGCCACAAAGGTTGATGATGAACGGCTGATCTGCACCAAGCTTACAACCGCCACAAGCGCGCTCTACGGCACCCAATCCTATGCCGACCGCCACGGCCTGCCCACAAGCATGGATGATTTGGCGCGCCACCACTTTGTTCTTTTGGGCAGTGACCTACGCGCCGGCCCGGATGCGACCCGCTCAAGCCCGCTCAATGACCTGCTGCGCAAGCAAATCGCGCCGGGCCAAATCGCCTCGCAGTGTTCCGATATCGAGGGTGTGATCACCGCCATCATGGCCGGGTTCGGGCTTGGCGCGGTCCCAACCTCGCTTGCCAATGATTACGGCGCACTGCTGCGCTGTTTTCCACCACCCGAAGGCACTGAATCGGCGACATGGCTACTCATCTCGCCCGAAGCCTATCGCCGCCCCGAGGTGAAAGCCTTCTCGGCATTTTTCGCCCCCCGCTACCGCGCGATATCTAAGCCGAAGGTCTAG
- a CDS encoding Hsp20 family protein, protein MRTFDLTPLYRSTVGFDRLANMLDSVTRLDGNQNGYPPYNIEKTGEDAYRISIAVAGFTEDELSIEARDGQLVVTGRKEEEDGANARSYLHQGIANRAFEKRFQLADHVRATGATTENGLLHVDLVREVPEALKPRSIKIETRGKASAPAIEG, encoded by the coding sequence ATGCGCACTTTTGATCTGACCCCCCTTTACCGTTCCACCGTCGGCTTTGACCGTTTGGCCAATATGCTCGACTCTGTCACCCGCCTGGATGGCAACCAGAACGGCTACCCCCCGTATAACATCGAAAAAACCGGCGAGGATGCCTATCGCATTTCCATCGCCGTGGCCGGCTTCACCGAAGACGAGCTTTCGATCGAGGCCCGCGACGGGCAGCTTGTGGTGACAGGCCGCAAGGAAGAGGAAGACGGCGCCAATGCCCGCAGCTACCTGCATCAGGGCATTGCCAACCGCGCCTTTGAAAAACGCTTCCAGCTTGCCGACCATGTCCGCGCCACCGGGGCCACAACCGAAAACGGCCTGCTGCATGTCGACCTGGTCCGCGAAGTGCCCGAGGCGCTGAAACCGCGTTCGATCAAGATCGAAACCCGCGGCAAGGCCTCGGCCCCGGCCATCGAAGGTTAA
- a CDS encoding FAD-binding protein, with protein sequence MSVESLVAQIRSATGPLNISGGGTRAIGPDTGTPISTESLTGITHYDPAALTIIARAGTPLAAVEAALAENNQILPFEPILPGAALGRSGASTIGGVVAANASGARRIAAGACRDAALGLSFIDGLGQIHRAGGRVMKNVTGYDTTRLLCGSHGTLGLITEVALKLLPAPQTTLTLRAEGLEDGAAIAALTAALATPYDVSAAQHGAGVTLLRLEGFAASVQARAAALQKLLPQFALAEHDWQAARALPRLAPAQGETLWRISTRPSFGAATGAALRAAGASRIAYDWAGGLVWAVAPDTADLRAALPHEGHATRMNRHARAFHPEPAANAALAAALRQKFDPKSLFNPARMA encoded by the coding sequence ATGAGCGTTGAATCCCTTGTCGCGCAGATCAGATCCGCCACCGGCCCGCTGAATATTTCCGGTGGTGGCACGCGCGCCATTGGCCCGGATACCGGCACGCCGATCTCCACCGAAAGCCTGACCGGCATCACCCATTACGACCCCGCCGCGCTGACCATCATCGCCCGCGCGGGCACGCCTTTGGCCGCGGTCGAGGCCGCGCTCGCCGAAAACAACCAGATATTGCCGTTTGAGCCCATCCTGCCCGGCGCCGCCCTTGGCCGCAGCGGGGCCTCCACCATCGGCGGCGTGGTCGCGGCCAATGCCTCCGGCGCGCGGCGCATTGCAGCGGGGGCGTGCCGCGATGCCGCCCTTGGCCTGAGCTTCATCGACGGGTTGGGCCAGATCCACCGCGCGGGCGGGCGGGTCATGAAAAACGTCACCGGCTATGACACCACGCGCCTGCTCTGCGGCAGCCACGGCACATTGGGGCTGATCACCGAGGTCGCGCTGAAACTTCTGCCCGCGCCGCAAACCACCCTCACCCTGCGCGCCGAGGGGCTGGAGGATGGTGCCGCGATTGCCGCGCTCACCGCCGCGCTTGCCACGCCCTATGATGTTTCCGCCGCGCAGCATGGCGCGGGCGTCACCCTGCTGCGCCTTGAAGGCTTTGCCGCCAGCGTGCAGGCCCGCGCCGCCGCCCTGCAAAAGCTGCTGCCGCAATTCGCGCTGGCCGAACACGACTGGCAAGCCGCCCGCGCGCTGCCCCGGCTTGCCCCGGCACAGGGCGAAACGCTCTGGCGTATCTCCACCCGCCCCAGCTTTGGTGCCGCCACCGGCGCTGCCCTGCGCGCCGCGGGGGCCAGCCGCATTGCCTATGACTGGGCCGGCGGTCTTGTCTGGGCCGTTGCACCCGACACCGCCGATCTGCGCGCCGCATTGCCGCACGAGGGCCATGCCACGCGCATGAACAGGCACGCCCGGGCCTTCCACCCCGAACCTGCGGCCAATGCCGCGCTTGCCGCCGCGCTCCGGCAAAAATTCGACCCGAAATCGCTCTTCAACCCTGCAAGAATGGCCTGA